A window of Planctomycetaceae bacterium contains these coding sequences:
- the rnr gene encoding ribonuclease R, whose translation MSSMEENIKDLLSSDEYRPIVAQELARKLRVSKKSMPTFRETLDRLIAGGHVREGKKGRLRLRPSAGFISGVVKKIASGAGFVIPNERTPELKGADIYIAARDLRDAQTGDEVLVRLLNARRTNGQRTGAVEKVLERASNVFVGVYQEFGDQGYVQVDGTVFEQPIHVGDPGAKGALPDDKVVIEMLRFPTASRKGEAVLTEVLGKRGDPGVDTMTVIYSLGLPHEFSDDVLEDARIQAENFDETAIGSRRDLTGETIITIDPVDARDFDDAISLTKSDDGHWHLGVHIADVSHFVTPGSALDEEARLRGTSVYLPRHVIPMLPEVISNGLASLQQGVVRFTKSVFIEFAADGSVLGSEVANTAIKVARRFAYEEVMPIIQNPRQQAPGVTAKVRHLLEHMYELAMILRQRRFANGALQMGVAEVEIDFDKDGTVTGAHERHHDQSHEIIEEFMLAANIAVATLLSSKDIPFLRRVHGYPDELRLRAFQDFCRGLGYELEHFQSRSEIQSLINEVADKPEGRAINYALLRSMKQAEYSPEDAGHYALSEEDYCHFTSPIRRYPDLTVHRIIGDLADGRIPTTDSMAELLQLGKNCSSTERRAEKAERELIKIKLLRYMSAHVGEEMDAFITGVENFGMFCQGVKVPAEGLIHASALSDDFYQFDQSTRTLTGQRTKREFRLGDRVKVIIANVDIDRRQLDLRLADGKKPIGVPRSIRRNAAVETMVPEVSSTPSKSKFRGKFRDKVATAEVNPGGRAKSKVHPEGSPDAKKRHKPKGRPSAAKPKGKKSGGKGKSKKNRRN comes from the coding sequence ATGAGTTCCATGGAAGAGAATATCAAAGACCTGCTGTCCTCGGACGAATACCGTCCGATCGTGGCGCAGGAACTGGCTCGCAAGTTGAGAGTCAGCAAGAAGAGTATGCCGACATTTCGCGAAACGCTTGACCGTCTGATTGCAGGCGGACATGTCCGCGAAGGCAAGAAAGGGCGTCTACGACTGCGTCCATCTGCGGGCTTCATTTCGGGGGTTGTCAAGAAGATTGCCAGCGGTGCCGGGTTTGTCATTCCGAATGAACGTACCCCGGAACTCAAAGGTGCTGATATCTATATTGCCGCAAGAGATCTGCGTGATGCTCAAACGGGCGATGAAGTTCTTGTGCGTCTTCTGAATGCTCGAAGAACAAACGGGCAACGAACTGGTGCCGTCGAAAAAGTTCTGGAGCGAGCCAGCAATGTGTTCGTCGGTGTCTATCAGGAATTCGGGGATCAGGGATACGTCCAGGTCGATGGTACCGTTTTCGAACAACCGATCCACGTGGGTGATCCGGGAGCAAAGGGAGCTCTGCCTGACGATAAAGTCGTGATCGAAATGCTTCGATTCCCGACTGCCAGCCGCAAAGGTGAAGCGGTGCTGACGGAGGTTCTTGGCAAACGTGGTGACCCGGGCGTCGACACTATGACTGTGATCTACAGCCTGGGGCTGCCACACGAATTCAGCGATGACGTTCTTGAAGACGCTCGCATTCAGGCGGAGAACTTTGATGAAACGGCAATTGGCAGCCGGCGTGATCTGACAGGCGAAACGATTATCACCATCGATCCGGTCGACGCTCGCGACTTCGACGATGCAATTTCGCTGACCAAAAGCGACGACGGACACTGGCATCTCGGGGTCCACATTGCCGACGTATCTCACTTTGTGACTCCGGGAAGTGCGCTGGATGAGGAAGCACGGTTACGGGGCACCAGTGTTTACCTGCCACGCCATGTCATACCGATGTTGCCGGAGGTGATCAGCAATGGTCTCGCCAGCCTTCAGCAGGGAGTCGTGCGGTTTACCAAGAGCGTGTTTATCGAATTTGCTGCGGACGGAAGCGTCCTGGGCTCAGAAGTTGCCAACACGGCGATCAAAGTCGCTCGCCGGTTCGCCTATGAAGAGGTCATGCCCATCATCCAGAACCCTCGGCAGCAGGCACCTGGTGTGACGGCAAAAGTCCGACATCTGCTGGAGCACATGTACGAGCTGGCGATGATTCTCCGTCAAAGGCGGTTCGCGAATGGTGCTCTGCAGATGGGCGTTGCAGAGGTTGAAATTGATTTTGATAAAGACGGAACTGTCACAGGTGCTCACGAACGACATCACGATCAGAGTCACGAAATTATCGAAGAATTCATGCTGGCGGCCAACATTGCTGTAGCGACCCTGCTGTCTTCGAAGGACATCCCGTTTCTGCGACGTGTTCATGGTTATCCGGATGAACTGCGGTTACGGGCGTTCCAGGATTTTTGCCGGGGGCTCGGATACGAGCTCGAGCACTTCCAGAGTCGCTCGGAAATCCAGAGCCTGATCAATGAAGTCGCCGACAAGCCAGAGGGACGCGCAATCAACTATGCGTTGTTGCGAAGTATGAAACAGGCGGAGTATTCTCCTGAAGACGCCGGGCATTATGCCCTGTCCGAAGAAGATTACTGCCACTTCACCAGCCCGATCCGACGCTACCCCGACCTGACCGTTCATCGCATTATCGGCGATCTGGCCGATGGCAGAATCCCGACAACCGACAGCATGGCGGAGCTGTTGCAACTGGGTAAGAATTGCTCCAGCACAGAGCGGCGCGCGGAAAAGGCAGAACGTGAACTGATCAAGATCAAGCTTCTTCGATACATGTCCGCCCATGTAGGAGAAGAAATGGATGCATTCATCACGGGCGTGGAAAACTTTGGCATGTTTTGTCAGGGTGTCAAGGTGCCTGCTGAAGGACTGATTCATGCCAGCGCTCTTTCCGATGATTTCTACCAGTTTGATCAGTCAACTCGCACGCTGACCGGACAACGAACGAAGCGTGAATTCCGACTGGGTGATCGGGTGAAAGTCATCATTGCAAATGTCGATATCGATCGACGGCAGCTGGACCTGCGACTGGCCGACGGAAAGAAACCCATCGGAGTCCCGCGGTCTATTCGTCGGAATGCCGCTGTCGAAACGATGGTGCCGGAAGTCTCGTCCACACCTTCGAAGAGCAAGTTCCGAGGGAAATTCAGAGACAAAGTTGCCACCGCCGAAGTAAACCCGGGCGGTCGTGCGAAATCAAAAGTGCATCCAGAAGGCTCCCCGGATGCGAAGAAGCGACACAAGCCGAAAGGCAGACCATCTGCGGCCAAACCAAAGGGAAAGAAATCCGGCGGCAAGGGAAAGAGTAAAAAGAATCGCCGGAACTGA
- a CDS encoding fatty acid desaturase — MSATIPTMAVPEKVLTPAELKTQQRLADTETLVNAFHKDQLRWSNIDWVVTLFLIGVHVGALAAPFYFSWTGLAVCVALHWATCSIGICLGYHRYLAHKSMKLRSPAEFVVLACGCLSGEGAPLTWAATHRLHHQKSDQEGDPHSPIIVGPWWSHILWLFPKRTTHAARVLYRRYVPELVDRPMMKFFQKTFALWLWGSGLALLGIGYAIGGWDMGISMVVWGMCVRMVAAYHSTWFVNSATHLWGYRNYDTRDHSRNLWWVAILAYGEGWHNNHHAHPSLAPAGHKWWEFDITWWSIKALRAVGLAYDVKDNLPRGRQAEDEGVDEAERMLVPATPEVAA; from the coding sequence ATGAGCGCAACGATTCCAACAATGGCAGTTCCTGAGAAGGTTCTGACGCCGGCTGAACTTAAAACGCAACAGCGACTTGCAGATACCGAGACTCTGGTAAACGCTTTTCATAAAGATCAGTTGCGGTGGTCAAACATTGATTGGGTTGTCACCCTGTTTTTAATTGGTGTCCATGTTGGTGCGCTTGCTGCACCCTTTTACTTTTCGTGGACGGGACTGGCTGTCTGTGTTGCTCTTCACTGGGCGACGTGCAGTATCGGCATTTGCCTCGGCTACCACCGGTATCTCGCTCACAAGAGCATGAAACTGCGATCGCCTGCTGAGTTTGTTGTTCTCGCCTGCGGATGTCTTTCGGGAGAAGGGGCTCCTTTGACCTGGGCCGCAACTCATCGGTTGCACCATCAGAAGTCCGATCAGGAAGGTGACCCGCATTCGCCAATTATTGTCGGGCCATGGTGGTCACATATTCTCTGGTTATTCCCGAAGCGGACAACGCATGCTGCTCGCGTATTGTATCGACGGTATGTGCCGGAACTTGTGGACCGCCCGATGATGAAGTTCTTTCAGAAGACCTTCGCCTTGTGGCTTTGGGGAAGCGGGTTGGCGTTACTTGGTATCGGTTACGCAATTGGCGGTTGGGATATGGGCATTTCGATGGTGGTTTGGGGGATGTGCGTCCGAATGGTCGCCGCCTACCACAGTACCTGGTTTGTGAATTCCGCCACACATTTGTGGGGATACCGCAACTACGACACTCGGGACCACTCACGCAATCTTTGGTGGGTCGCTATCCTCGCTTACGGTGAAGGCTGGCACAACAATCATCATGCTCACCCGAGCCTGGCGCCAGCTGGTCACAAATGGTGGGAATTCGATATTACCTGGTGGTCAATCAAAGCGTTGCGAGCTGTCGGCCTCGCCTACGACGTCAAGGACAATCTTCCCAGAGGACGACAGGCAGAAGACGAAGGCGTGGATGAAGCTGAACGGATGCTGGTCCCTGCCACCCCTGAAGTCGCTGCGTGA
- the gltX gene encoding glutamate--tRNA ligase has protein sequence MTVRTRFAPSPTGFMHIGGMRTALFNWLFARHHGGQFILRIDDTDQQRNMDEALGPILDAFRWLGLDWDEGPEVGGDCGPYFQSQRQHLYQAALTQLLNSGHAYRDFESPAETQAQREAAEKEKRQYVSSRTSLNLTPDQIAQNLSDAVPHVVRFIVPRDRRIQINDHVRGDVEWDCSLMPDPVIARNDGSPLYNFATVVDDAHLKITHVIRAEEHLSNTPVQVLLGEALGYQQPQWAHIPYVAAPGSKEKMSKRKISKYRTNPQFMKLFEIGDTVLAAIGEDAASDALSPVMVAYYQKVGFIPAGVLNALARLGWSLDDSTELLSVEAVTESFSLDRVIKSAAGFDPDKLMSFQAHWMGQLPFEERLAGCLPFLTKSGKIQEPVSETMQTFVGRVIELAADRIRIFGDILQLDEFFVADDQLTHDEKNFQKRVVKPDAAVDLLQQVTRLLSTLSDFTADALHDAVNSFVSERGLRAGDLFPALRLCVTGKAQGTDLFPTMELLGRDRVMARLNRSIGIAESMKVS, from the coding sequence ATGACTGTTCGAACGCGATTTGCTCCCAGCCCCACTGGATTTATGCACATTGGCGGCATGCGGACAGCACTATTTAACTGGTTGTTCGCGCGGCATCACGGCGGTCAGTTCATCCTGAGAATTGATGACACGGATCAGCAACGCAATATGGACGAAGCGCTGGGGCCAATTCTGGATGCGTTTCGGTGGCTGGGGCTCGACTGGGACGAAGGTCCGGAAGTTGGCGGAGATTGCGGTCCTTACTTTCAGTCGCAACGACAACATCTGTATCAGGCTGCCCTGACGCAGCTGCTCAACAGCGGACATGCCTATCGGGACTTTGAATCACCGGCGGAAACACAGGCCCAGCGTGAAGCCGCAGAGAAAGAAAAGCGTCAGTACGTCAGCAGTCGGACGTCACTGAATCTCACGCCAGACCAGATCGCTCAAAATCTGTCTGACGCTGTGCCACACGTTGTTCGTTTCATCGTGCCCCGTGACCGCAGGATTCAGATCAACGACCATGTAAGGGGAGACGTTGAGTGGGATTGCAGCCTGATGCCGGATCCCGTGATTGCCCGTAACGATGGTTCCCCTCTTTACAACTTCGCAACCGTGGTTGATGACGCCCACCTGAAGATTACCCACGTCATTCGTGCGGAAGAGCACCTATCAAATACGCCGGTTCAGGTGTTGCTTGGTGAAGCCCTTGGGTATCAGCAGCCTCAATGGGCACACATCCCGTATGTTGCCGCGCCAGGCAGCAAGGAGAAGATGAGTAAGCGGAAGATCTCGAAGTACCGCACAAATCCGCAATTCATGAAGCTCTTCGAGATCGGTGATACAGTTCTCGCGGCGATCGGCGAAGACGCCGCTTCGGATGCGTTATCGCCCGTGATGGTGGCCTATTATCAGAAGGTTGGTTTTATCCCCGCCGGCGTCTTGAATGCCCTGGCTCGACTGGGCTGGTCGCTGGATGATTCGACCGAACTCCTGTCTGTTGAGGCCGTCACGGAATCATTTTCGCTGGATCGAGTCATCAAAAGCGCAGCCGGATTTGACCCTGACAAACTGATGAGCTTTCAGGCACACTGGATGGGCCAGTTGCCGTTCGAAGAAAGACTGGCTGGCTGTCTGCCGTTTCTGACAAAGTCGGGGAAGATTCAGGAACCGGTTTCCGAAACCATGCAAACCTTTGTTGGCAGGGTCATCGAGCTGGCTGCCGATCGAATTCGAATCTTTGGTGACATACTGCAGCTGGATGAATTCTTTGTGGCGGATGATCAGCTGACGCACGACGAAAAGAATTTCCAGAAACGCGTAGTTAAGCCAGATGCCGCGGTGGATTTGCTTCAACAGGTTACGCGGCTGCTCTCCACGCTGAGCGATTTCACGGCGGACGCTTTGCACGATGCCGTTAACTCGTTCGTTTCGGAACGCGGTCTCCGGGCGGGAGATTTGTTTCCCGCATTGCGGCTTTGCGTCACAGGAAAGGCACAGGGAACCGACTTGTTTCCAACAATGGAGTTACTTGGCAGGGATCGAGTCATGGCAAGGCTCAACCGGAGCATTGGCATTGCAGAGTCCATGAAGGTTTCGTGA
- a CDS encoding UDP-glucuronic acid decarboxylase family protein, with product MATVLVTGGAGFLGSHLCDRLIERGDEVICVDNFFTGNKNNIRHLMSNPRFELIRHDIVHPLYVEADRIFNLACPASPEAYQYNPIKTIKTSTVGMVNIMGLAKRCGARVLHASTSEVYGDPQVHPQTEDYWGHVNPIGPRSCYDEGKRIAESLLMNYHEAHGTEIRIIRIFNTYGPRMAPDDGRVISNFITQALRGDDITVYGDGTQTRSFCFVSDLIEGMLRLMDQDVHTGPVNIGNPVENTMLELAEAVIQATDSKSKIVHMPLPKDDPQKRCPDITRAKNWLGWEPEVPLAEGLQKTIDWYSKHI from the coding sequence ATGGCAACGGTACTGGTGACGGGCGGTGCAGGTTTTCTGGGAAGCCACTTGTGTGATCGACTGATTGAACGTGGCGACGAAGTAATTTGCGTTGACAACTTTTTTACGGGTAACAAGAACAATATCCGACACCTGATGTCGAACCCCAGGTTCGAGCTGATTCGGCATGACATTGTCCATCCGCTTTATGTTGAAGCGGATCGCATCTTCAATCTGGCGTGTCCGGCATCGCCGGAGGCCTACCAATACAATCCCATCAAGACCATCAAGACATCAACGGTCGGTATGGTCAACATCATGGGGCTGGCGAAACGGTGTGGCGCGCGAGTTCTGCATGCGTCTACTTCCGAAGTCTACGGTGACCCTCAGGTTCATCCACAAACCGAAGACTACTGGGGGCATGTGAATCCGATCGGTCCACGCAGTTGTTATGACGAAGGGAAGCGGATTGCCGAATCGCTGTTGATGAATTATCACGAAGCGCACGGCACGGAAATTCGAATTATACGAATCTTTAACACGTATGGCCCGCGGATGGCTCCGGATGATGGTCGAGTCATTTCGAACTTTATCACACAGGCACTTCGAGGTGATGACATCACCGTTTATGGCGATGGAACACAAACACGGTCGTTCTGTTTTGTCAGCGACCTGATCGAGGGAATGCTTCGTCTGATGGATCAGGACGTACATACCGGGCCGGTTAATATTGGTAACCCCGTCGAAAACACAATGCTTGAACTGGCCGAAGCCGTTATCCAGGCGACCGACAGTAAGTCGAAAATTGTTCACATGCCATTGCCAAAGGACGACCCGCAAAAACGATGTCCGGACATCACCCGAGCGAAGAACTGGCTTGGCTGGGAACCCGAAGTACCGCTTGCCGAAGGCCTTCAAAAGACCATCGACTGGTATTCGAAGCACATCTAA
- a CDS encoding NAD-dependent epimerase, translating to MARILVTGAAGFIGMHTATRLLDRGDTVVGLDNLNDYYSPQLKQDRLATLASRDGFQFHQMNLEDRDGLMRLFEQNQFDSVIHLAAQAGVRYSLTNPHTYVDSNLVGFVSVLEACRHNSIGHLVYASSSSVYGANRKIPFRTDDRVDFPISLYAATKKANELMAYTYSHLYDLPTTGLRFFTVYGPWGRPDMAIWMFTEAILKGRPIDVFNNGQMKRDFTFIDDIVEGVIRVNDHVPQRGVSNTVDASQDMPQTDAPYSIYNIGNNQPVELMRMIEALEECLGVKAEKRMLPMQPGDVPMTYADIDALQAAVGFRPETSIEAGIEQFVRWYKGYFRV from the coding sequence ATGGCACGAATTCTTGTGACGGGAGCCGCCGGGTTTATCGGTATGCACACTGCAACCCGGCTGCTGGATCGCGGCGATACGGTTGTTGGTCTCGACAATCTCAACGATTATTACTCGCCGCAGCTAAAGCAGGATCGACTGGCAACACTGGCCAGTCGTGACGGTTTCCAGTTTCACCAGATGAATCTGGAAGACCGTGACGGCCTGATGCGGTTGTTTGAACAAAACCAGTTTGACAGCGTCATCCATCTGGCTGCACAGGCTGGTGTTCGGTATTCGCTCACAAACCCTCACACGTACGTTGATTCAAATCTGGTGGGATTCGTGAGTGTCCTGGAAGCCTGTCGCCACAACAGCATTGGCCACCTCGTTTACGCTTCGTCCAGTTCAGTTTACGGAGCCAACAGGAAAATTCCGTTTCGTACAGATGACCGAGTGGACTTTCCTATCAGTCTCTACGCGGCCACCAAGAAGGCCAATGAACTGATGGCTTATACGTACAGCCATCTGTATGACCTGCCGACAACCGGCCTTCGTTTCTTTACTGTCTACGGTCCGTGGGGACGTCCGGATATGGCCATCTGGATGTTCACCGAAGCAATTCTGAAGGGCAGGCCCATCGACGTCTTTAACAATGGGCAAATGAAGCGGGACTTCACATTCATCGACGATATCGTGGAAGGAGTGATTCGCGTCAACGATCATGTTCCCCAACGAGGCGTATCAAATACGGTTGACGCCTCGCAGGACATGCCACAAACCGATGCCCCATACAGCATCTATAACATAGGAAACAACCAGCCTGTCGAGCTGATGCGCATGATCGAGGCACTCGAAGAATGTCTGGGCGTTAAGGCTGAAAAACGGATGCTTCCGATGCAACCGGGCGATGTCCCAATGACTTACGCAGATATCGACGCTCTGCAGGCTGCCGTTGGTTTTCGGCCAGAAACATCAATCGAAGCGGGCATCGAGCAATTCGTACGATGGTACAAAGGCTACTTCAGGGTCTGA
- a CDS encoding iron-sulfur cluster assembly accessory protein: protein MVIVTEAAATEIKRVIQEQNRDDLKYVRVGVRGGGCSGLEYNFDFTNSYNETADLLFQHHGVELVVDKKSELFLDGTVIDFYSGLDRRGFTFNNPNIVKSCGCGNSFSV from the coding sequence ATGGTGATCGTGACAGAAGCGGCTGCCACCGAAATCAAGCGCGTCATTCAGGAACAGAATCGCGACGACCTGAAGTACGTTCGCGTTGGTGTGCGGGGTGGTGGTTGCAGCGGGCTGGAATACAACTTCGACTTTACCAACTCCTACAACGAAACAGCAGACCTGCTCTTCCAGCATCATGGAGTAGAACTGGTTGTCGATAAGAAAAGCGAACTGTTCCTCGACGGAACCGTGATTGATTTCTACAGCGGGCTGGATCGACGCGGGTTTACGTTCAACAACCCCAACATTGTTAAGTCCTGCGGCTGTGGCAACAGCTTCTCCGTCTAG
- a CDS encoding MFS transporter, producing the protein MSEVQTVPSGGDGSDGGSDSLDEGSNALPPTLATPTFAGFVTTQFLGAFNDNYFKQLVLLACLNEKAASSTDLQPLAVFAFALPFVLLSGFGGFLSDRFSRQRIIVACKVGEIGVMALSLLVLLIPGLSSRTQLMLLIAVLGFMGAQSALFGPSKYGSLPELFRPEQLLPVNGIVQMTTFLAIIFGMVAAGVTLDYLDRSLWPGSVIAVGIAIAGTLTSLLIRRTRAANPSLSLRPEHLGIPRDIRTLLKNQPPLYSAILIASVFWFIGGITQPAVNTLGREMMGLSETRASVLAASIGVGIASGCIAVGVLGKHAGPTWVMRGAWGMILSLFSISLLASQTYSRPGSAGTDTVHVDHQGAVDDAASGLGVSSSDTTLAEDSDGVSASEIGPSESGARESIVEAIFHAPKIEWALRFCMAMLGFFAGTFVVPLQVYIQQAPSQELKGRVLGTQNLINWIGIVLSAVFLIVYNLTLASLFDAETLSARHHIIFTILAILLLPIAFYYRLPARLDTE; encoded by the coding sequence ATGAGCGAAGTTCAAACGGTTCCCAGCGGCGGTGACGGATCGGATGGCGGGAGCGATTCACTCGACGAAGGCAGTAATGCTCTTCCTCCAACGCTGGCAACCCCAACCTTTGCTGGTTTCGTCACTACACAATTTCTGGGTGCATTTAACGACAACTACTTTAAACAGCTTGTGCTGCTGGCTTGTCTGAACGAAAAGGCAGCCAGCAGTACCGATCTGCAGCCACTGGCTGTATTTGCGTTCGCACTTCCTTTCGTCCTGCTGTCCGGCTTCGGAGGATTCCTCTCGGATCGCTTTTCGCGTCAGCGAATTATTGTCGCCTGCAAAGTTGGCGAAATCGGCGTCATGGCCCTGTCGCTGCTGGTTCTGCTGATCCCGGGACTCAGCAGCAGGACACAACTGATGCTGCTGATCGCGGTCCTTGGTTTTATGGGGGCACAGAGCGCGTTGTTTGGTCCGTCCAAGTATGGATCACTACCGGAGTTGTTTCGCCCGGAACAACTTCTGCCGGTGAATGGCATTGTGCAGATGACCACGTTTCTCGCCATCATCTTTGGGATGGTCGCTGCCGGAGTTACGCTTGATTACCTGGATCGATCGCTCTGGCCGGGAAGTGTGATCGCCGTCGGTATCGCCATCGCCGGCACACTGACTTCGTTATTGATTCGCCGAACCAGAGCAGCGAATCCTTCACTTTCGCTTCGCCCGGAGCATCTGGGGATACCCAGGGATATTCGTACGTTGCTGAAGAATCAGCCGCCACTCTACTCCGCCATTCTGATTGCGTCGGTGTTTTGGTTTATTGGTGGAATAACACAGCCAGCGGTCAACACCCTCGGCCGTGAGATGATGGGGCTTTCAGAGACTCGCGCAAGTGTTCTGGCGGCATCAATCGGGGTGGGAATTGCAAGTGGATGTATTGCTGTCGGTGTCCTGGGCAAACATGCCGGTCCGACCTGGGTCATGCGTGGCGCGTGGGGAATGATTCTCTCGTTGTTTTCTATCAGTTTGCTCGCCAGCCAAACATACTCACGACCTGGATCAGCAGGGACTGACACAGTTCATGTCGATCATCAGGGGGCGGTTGACGACGCAGCTTCTGGTCTCGGTGTCAGTTCCTCAGACACGACTTTGGCAGAGGATTCTGACGGAGTCTCCGCATCCGAAATCGGCCCTTCTGAATCCGGTGCCAGAGAATCAATTGTCGAGGCCATCTTCCATGCACCGAAGATCGAGTGGGCCCTTCGTTTTTGTATGGCAATGCTGGGCTTTTTTGCAGGGACATTTGTCGTTCCTCTGCAGGTCTATATTCAGCAGGCACCATCGCAGGAGTTAAAAGGTCGAGTGCTTGGGACACAGAATCTGATTAACTGGATTGGTATTGTTCTTTCTGCCGTGTTTCTGATTGTCTACAACCTGACGCTTGCCTCCCTTTTCGATGCTGAAACGCTGTCAGCTCGACATCATATCATATTCACCATACTGGCCATCCTGCTGCTTCCAATTGCATTCTATTACCGACTTCCCGCTCGGTTAGACACCGAATAG
- a CDS encoding sigma-70 family RNA polymerase sigma factor, with protein MLRTLSDQSLLQRLRTGSEDAATELYGRYAKRLDCIASRGLGSDMRSVVGSEDVVQSIFRTFFRRAAAGDYDVPEGSELWNLLVTISLNKIRAIGLHYRRQKRSVARTKHGDSATDDMAVGDDVACQVLRMVIDELIESLPESHQRIIHLHIDNWGVSEIASKTQRSKRTVERVLQQFRTQLKELICDDVNDKSELHEDA; from the coding sequence ATGCTGAGGACTTTGTCAGACCAGTCGCTGCTTCAACGACTCCGCACGGGTAGCGAAGATGCCGCAACTGAGTTATACGGGCGTTATGCCAAGCGTCTTGATTGCATTGCATCAAGGGGTCTGGGCAGCGACATGCGCTCAGTTGTCGGCAGTGAGGATGTTGTTCAATCGATTTTCAGGACGTTTTTTCGAAGGGCGGCGGCAGGAGATTATGACGTCCCGGAAGGCTCTGAGCTCTGGAATCTCCTGGTCACAATCTCACTCAATAAGATTCGCGCGATCGGGCTGCATTATCGCCGACAGAAGCGCAGTGTTGCTCGAACAAAACACGGAGACTCCGCTACAGACGACATGGCGGTTGGCGATGACGTTGCCTGTCAGGTCCTGCGGATGGTGATTGATGAGCTGATCGAGTCATTGCCGGAATCTCATCAGCGCATCATACATTTGCATATTGACAATTGGGGAGTTTCCGAGATCGCTTCGAAAACTCAACGATCGAAACGAACGGTCGAACGTGTTCTGCAGCAATTCCGAACGCAGTTGAAAGAGCTGATTTGCGACGACGTGAATGACAAATCCGAACTCCACGAAGATGCTTAA